The Pseudoliparis swirei isolate HS2019 ecotype Mariana Trench chromosome 1, NWPU_hadal_v1, whole genome shotgun sequence genome has a window encoding:
- the slc39a4 gene encoding zinc transporter ZIP4, whose amino-acid sequence MFFPAVLIVASWGLLASVSGSPAVEEAYRAVLSVVSPGQHYLNRESLGSVFNTLEKRVQCGEVSCEKCDLLDAFHQLISDHSTHGEDETQTGTTSETISVSQFPALAAGCVLYLSSPGRVCSAVRQGTWGQEAQLFLRRHTHQDHHEELKVLLQELHDHYEPSDRESCVTAVDITTEVNPSSPDQRQEVGAVLGRVLYHALQGHCFISRPLPEESFFLDYIMDRLGPENFTVEDLEAFMRSLDLGQPPKHEPKHQEDQHADHDHSGFRRRKRSSLEHRERHGRNGTWNQFCASAEELVLIHGLADNGSASSGLSRTDLARLSPALVQQILSGACADITEPPTPDGLTTTEKYVYATIANMVITLTSMFGIVLLLCTSFTSVFQFCIQFCISLAVGSLTGDALLHLTPMFLGLHLHSDNTGSHKNSHAPYREETPDYIYKMLVLLAGIYYFYLMETIFSLVAYEDNHHHHQHHHGEESEPHHCDHGQVLEMYEQERKQKDKSQSASKADLVGNEDDEKSLSEPKERTREQRLLPYMITIGDSIHNFADGLAMGAAFSLSWKSGLATSLAVLCHELPHELGDFAILLHSGVSVRKALLLNVGSAMTSFVGLYIALSVATDLATKQWIAAISAGLFLYVGLADMLPTMIHISNKKPWLMFLLQNLGLLTGWGTLLLLSLYEDRISF is encoded by the exons ATGTTTTTTCCCGCAGTGCTGATTGTTGCCAGTTGGGGTTTGTTGGCTTCTGTATCGGGGTCTCCCGCTGTGGAGGAAGCGTACAGAGCCGTGCTCAGCGTCGTGTCTCCAGGACAGCATTATCTGAACAGGGAATCCCTCGGCTCTGTCTTTAATACACTGGAGAAACGTGTGCAGTGTGGCGAAGTGTCGTGTGAAAAG TGTGATCTATTGGATGCCTTTCACCAGCTGATCAGCGATCACTCCACCCACGGAGAGGATGAAACCCAAACGGGCACAACCAGTGAGACCATCAGTGTGTCTCAGTTCCCGGCTCTCGCTGCTGGATGCgtcctgtacctctcctccCCTGGTCGGGTCTGCAGCGCGGTGAGGCAGGGGACGTGGGGACAGGAGGCCCAACTCTTCctacgcagacacacacatcaggatCACCACGAAGAGTTGAAGGTCCTGCTTCAAGAGCTTCACGACCACTATGAGCCCTCAGACAGAGAG AGCTGTGTAACAGCTGTTGACATCACAACAGAGGTCAACCCATCGTCaccagaccagagacaggaagtgggtgcAGTTTTGGGCCGCGTCCTGTATCACGCCTTGCAAGGTCACTGCTTCATTAGCCGCCCCCTGCCGGAGGAGAGCTTCTTCCTGGATTACATCATGGACCGTCTGGGGCCGGAGAACTTCACCGTCGAGG ATTTGGAGGCTTTCATGAGGAGCCTGGACCTCGGACAACCCCCCAAACATGAGCCCAAACACCAGGAAGACCAACACGCTGATCACGATCACAGTGGCTTcagacggaggaagaggagcagcctTGAACATCGCGAGAGGCACGGAAGAAACGGCACCTGGAATCAG TTCTGCGCCTCAGCCGAGGAGCTGGTCCTGATCCACGGCCTGGCGGACAACGGCTCGGCCTCCTCGGGCCTGAGTCGGACGGACCTGGCTCGGCTCAGCCCGGCGCTCGTCCAGCAGATCCTGAGCGGAGCGTGTGCGGACATCACGGAGCCACCGACCCCAGACGGGCTCACCACGACTGAGA AATACGTCTATGCAACCATTGCCAACATGGTGATAACACTGACGTCCATGTTTGGCATTGTGTTGCTGCTCTGCACCTCCTTCACCAGTGTGTTCCAGTTCTGTATCCAGTTCTGCATCAGCCTGGCTGTCGGTTCCCTGACTGGAGATGCATTACTCCACCTGACACCCATG TTTTTAGGTTTGCATTTGCACTCAGACAACACCGGCAGCCACAAGAACTCACACGCCCCGTACCGGGAAGAAACTCCAGACTACATTTACAAGATGTTGGTGCTTCTTGCCGGGATCTACTACTTTTATCTGATGGAAACAATCTTCTCTTTGGTGGCATATGAAGataatcatcaccatcatcaacaCCATCATGGA gaAGAATCAGAGCCCCATCACTGTGACCATGGGCAGGTTTTAGAGATGTATGaacaggagaggaaacaaaaagacaaGTCACAGTCGGCGTCGAAGGCCGACCTG GTCGGCAATGAAGACGATGAGAAATCTCTTTCAGAGCCGAAAGAGCGCACCAGAG AACAGCGTCTGCTGCCTTACATGATAACTATCGGCGACAGCATCCACAACTTTGCAGACGGCTTGGCGATGGGCGCCGCTTTCTCCCTGTCGTGGAAGTCCGGTCTGGCCACATCGCTCGCCGTCCTCTGCCACGAGCTACCACATGAACTGG GGGATTTTGCCATTTTGCTCCACAGCGGCGTGTCCGTCCGCAAGGCGTTGCTCCTGAACGTCGGCAGCGCCATGACCTCGTTCGTCGGCCTGTACATCGCTCTGTCTGTCGCCACTGACCTCGCCACCAAACAGTGGATAGCGGCCATTTCTGCAGGGCTCTTCCTGTACGTCGGGCTGGCTGACATG CTCCCCACCATGATCCACATCAGCAACAAGAAACCCTGGCTGATGTTTCTGCTGCAGAACCTCGGCCTTCTGACCGGCTGGGGCACTCTGTTGCTGCTGTCACTTTACGAAGACAGAATCAGCTTTTAA